One part of the Pyruvatibacter sp. genome encodes these proteins:
- a CDS encoding phosphoserine transaminase: protein MADDTSNRATTPDNRPANPNFSSGPCAKRPGWSLSKLEDACLGRSHRSKPGKAKLAQAIDLTRVVLGIPDSYHIGIVPASDTGAVEMAMWSLLGERPVDMLAWESFGSGWVTDVIKQLKLDNARKIEADYGELPDLSTVNPAHDVVFTWNGTTSGVRVPNADWIAADREGLTICDATSAAFAQDLDWAKLDVVTYSWQKVLGGEAAHGMLILSPRAVQRLESYSPPWPMPKIFRLTKGGKLIDGIFKGETINTPSMLCVEDYIDALQWADSIGRLRGLMARADANLAVLTEWVERTPWVDFLCRDVANRSNTSVCLTLVDPALDAEQQAVVSKKLASLLDAEGVAYDIGAYRDAPAGLRIWAGATIELSDMQALLPWLDWAYAQATRAEAA from the coding sequence ATGGCAGACGACACATCTAACCGCGCGACTACTCCGGACAACCGTCCGGCGAACCCCAACTTTTCATCCGGGCCCTGCGCCAAGCGCCCCGGCTGGTCTCTTTCAAAACTTGAAGACGCGTGCCTTGGCCGCTCGCACCGCTCGAAACCGGGCAAGGCGAAGCTGGCGCAGGCGATTGACCTGACGCGCGTCGTACTCGGCATTCCCGACAGCTACCACATCGGCATTGTGCCGGCGTCTGATACGGGCGCTGTTGAAATGGCCATGTGGTCGCTCTTGGGCGAGCGCCCGGTGGACATGCTGGCATGGGAGAGTTTTGGCTCCGGCTGGGTGACGGATGTCATCAAGCAGTTGAAGCTGGACAATGCCCGCAAGATTGAAGCGGACTATGGTGAGCTTCCTGATCTTTCAACGGTGAACCCCGCCCATGACGTGGTGTTTACGTGGAACGGCACAACGTCCGGCGTGCGTGTGCCCAATGCGGACTGGATCGCGGCAGACCGTGAAGGGTTGACCATCTGCGACGCCACGTCTGCGGCCTTTGCGCAGGATCTGGACTGGGCGAAGCTCGATGTTGTCACGTATTCTTGGCAAAAGGTTCTGGGCGGCGAAGCAGCTCATGGGATGCTGATCCTGAGCCCGCGCGCTGTGCAGCGGCTTGAAAGCTATTCGCCACCGTGGCCGATGCCGAAGATTTTCCGCCTCACCAAAGGCGGCAAGCTCATTGACGGTATTTTCAAGGGCGAGACCATCAACACGCCGTCCATGCTGTGCGTCGAGGATTACATCGATGCGCTGCAATGGGCTGACTCGATTGGCCGCCTGCGGGGCCTGATGGCGCGGGCGGATGCAAACCTGGCGGTGCTCACCGAGTGGGTGGAGCGCACGCCGTGGGTGGATTTCCTGTGCAGGGATGTCGCCAACCGTTCCAATACATCCGTATGCCTCACACTTGTTGACCCGGCGCTGGATGCCGAGCAGCAGGCGGTGGTGTCCAAGAAGCTGGCAAGCCTGCTGGATGCGGAAGGGGTGGCATACGACATTGGTGCCTACCGCGATGCGCCAGCCGGGCTTCGTATCTGGGCCGGTGCCACCATTGAGCTGTCCGACATGCAGGCGCTGCTGCCTTGGCTCGACTGGGCCTATGCCCAGGCGACCCGGGCTGAGGCTGCATGA
- a CDS encoding DUF892 family protein, which yields MAFANLKDVYIDQLQDLYSANKQARLATQRLAAAATNADLQKALEAGVIGIENGMSALDVIITGHGETPNGEYCKGMEGLVKEAHAHALDATFTDDDVRDAVIITQYQRMVHYALAGYGCVLAFAKRLDLDAEAKTIDKCLAETYEGDRTMTDIATGGINKKAA from the coding sequence ATGGCATTCGCCAATTTGAAAGACGTGTATATCGATCAGCTTCAGGATCTCTACAGCGCCAACAAGCAGGCGCGGCTTGCGACACAAAGACTCGCTGCCGCAGCCACCAACGCAGATCTGCAAAAGGCACTTGAGGCTGGCGTCATCGGCATTGAAAACGGCATGTCGGCCCTTGACGTGATCATCACCGGTCATGGCGAGACACCCAACGGTGAATACTGCAAGGGCATGGAAGGCCTGGTGAAGGAGGCCCACGCGCACGCGTTGGATGCAACCTTCACGGATGACGACGTGCGCGATGCCGTCATCATCACCCAGTATCAGCGCATGGTGCACTACGCACTTGCAGGCTACGGCTGCGTCCTGGCCTTCGCCAAGCGTCTTGATCTGGATGCAGAAGCCAAGACCATCGACAAATGTCTTGCTGAAACGTACGAGGGCGACCGGACGATGACAGACATTGCAACCGGTGGCATCAACAAGAAGGCCGCATAG
- a CDS encoding oxidoreductase, whose translation MGWNANNVPDQTGKHIIVTGSNSGIGFEAAKVLAAKGAHVTLACRNADKAKAAQAQILKAHKNATVETGSLDLASLKSVAAFAKAYRKKQGTLDILINNAGVMVPPYGKTEDGFELQFGCNHLGHFALTAQLIDLINASPEGRVVSVASQAHRGGRINFDDLNWEKGYKPWPAYGQSKIANLYFTYELDRNLKDAGHTTRATAAHPGYSSTNLQRTMTAGTIANAIFAQSQKAGALPTLRAATDPDAESGSYWGPNGIMEMRGAPVKVKSNGRSHDKRVARRLWEISEELTGQSFALQARTA comes from the coding sequence ATGGGCTGGAATGCAAACAACGTCCCTGATCAAACGGGAAAACACATCATTGTCACCGGCTCAAACAGCGGCATCGGGTTTGAGGCCGCGAAGGTGCTGGCCGCCAAAGGCGCGCATGTGACACTCGCCTGCCGCAATGCTGACAAAGCCAAAGCGGCGCAGGCGCAAATCCTCAAAGCTCACAAGAACGCCACGGTCGAGACAGGGTCGCTTGACCTGGCCAGCCTCAAATCCGTGGCCGCCTTCGCAAAGGCCTACCGCAAGAAGCAGGGCACGCTCGACATCCTCATCAACAATGCAGGCGTCATGGTGCCGCCCTACGGCAAGACCGAGGACGGCTTTGAGCTCCAGTTCGGCTGCAACCATCTGGGCCACTTCGCGCTGACCGCCCAACTCATAGATCTGATCAACGCCTCGCCCGAAGGCCGCGTCGTGTCCGTGGCCAGCCAGGCGCATCGCGGCGGGCGCATCAACTTCGATGATCTCAACTGGGAGAAGGGCTACAAGCCGTGGCCCGCCTACGGCCAAAGCAAGATCGCCAACCTGTATTTCACCTATGAGCTGGATCGCAATCTCAAGGACGCAGGCCACACCACCCGCGCCACAGCCGCCCACCCCGGTTACTCGTCCACCAACCTGCAGCGCACCATGACAGCAGGCACCATCGCCAACGCCATTTTTGCGCAAAGCCAGAAAGCCGGTGCCCTGCCCACGCTGCGCGCCGCAACAGACCCCGACGCTGAGTCAGGCAGCTATTGGGGGCCAAACGGCATCATGGAAATGCGTGGCGCACCCGTTAAAGTAAAGTCCAACGGTCGCTCCCACGACAAGCGCGTGGCGCGGCGGCTGTGGGAGATTTCTGAAGAACTGACCGGGCAAAGCTTCGCGCTGCAGGCCCGCACCGCTTAA
- a CDS encoding sulfatase-like hydrolase/transferase — MGRNILLITTDQMRHDALGCNGGKVARTPHIDALATSGINYARAHNQCVTCMPARASIVTGQYPATHGVWTNGVPLPEDAPSVARELGNAGYRTALIGKAHFEPWLSPPGFYENDMAKKGETGPHRGFERMELANHFMTGNFHYDQLMMGQHKDKISGFYPMVTPQGQQNHAGGGDTGAIQCWHNDMPRELYHTDWVADRVIAFLDTLDTDEDWFIWMSFPDPHHPWDPPASEIGRVNWRDLDLPELYAATPEKRQELLERKPRHWKGAWDGSLRTNFEFPPNFRPADLTDDQVREINAMNHIENELIDDACGRVFDRIAARGWDGRTDIFFTTDHGELQGDFGLMFKGAFHVDALMRLPFVWRPAPDADVTPQTLADPVAHIDLAPTFCDIAGLQVPTWMEGTPLPRTADEAAAQNRDSVLTGWDSMHRNSSDPEKRTLSLSLRTITTRDHVLTAYLPGSIYEGTEGELYDLKDDPLQTVNRWDDPAYAAIRSDLTAQMHDQWPDEPAERRKQIAPA, encoded by the coding sequence GTGGGCCGCAACATTCTGCTCATCACAACAGACCAGATGCGCCATGACGCACTGGGCTGCAACGGCGGCAAGGTAGCCCGCACACCACACATCGATGCGCTGGCGACATCCGGCATCAACTATGCCCGCGCCCACAACCAGTGTGTGACCTGTATGCCCGCGCGCGCCAGCATCGTTACCGGTCAATACCCTGCAACCCACGGCGTGTGGACGAACGGCGTGCCCCTGCCTGAAGACGCACCCTCCGTGGCGCGCGAACTTGGCAATGCGGGCTACCGCACGGCCCTCATCGGCAAGGCGCACTTTGAGCCGTGGCTCTCACCGCCGGGCTTTTATGAAAACGACATGGCCAAAAAGGGCGAGACCGGCCCCCACAGAGGCTTTGAGCGTATGGAACTTGCCAACCATTTCATGACCGGCAACTTCCACTACGACCAGCTGATGATGGGCCAGCACAAGGACAAGATCAGCGGCTTCTACCCCATGGTGACGCCCCAGGGTCAGCAGAACCACGCAGGCGGCGGCGATACCGGAGCCATCCAGTGCTGGCACAACGACATGCCCCGCGAGCTGTATCACACCGACTGGGTGGCGGACCGGGTAATCGCATTTCTTGATACTCTGGATACGGACGAAGACTGGTTCATCTGGATGAGTTTCCCTGACCCCCATCACCCGTGGGATCCACCGGCATCAGAGATTGGCCGCGTCAACTGGCGTGACCTTGATCTGCCGGAACTCTATGCCGCAACGCCTGAAAAACGCCAAGAGCTTCTGGAGCGCAAACCGCGCCACTGGAAAGGCGCGTGGGATGGCTCCCTGCGCACAAACTTCGAGTTCCCACCAAACTTCCGCCCTGCCGACCTGACCGACGACCAGGTGCGCGAAATCAACGCCATGAACCACATCGAAAACGAACTGATCGATGACGCCTGCGGCCGCGTGTTTGACCGTATTGCCGCGCGCGGCTGGGACGGGCGCACGGATATTTTCTTCACCACCGATCACGGCGAGTTGCAGGGCGACTTCGGCCTGATGTTCAAGGGCGCATTCCACGTGGATGCCCTCATGCGCCTGCCATTCGTGTGGCGTCCGGCACCAGATGCCGACGTAACCCCGCAAACGCTGGCAGACCCGGTGGCCCACATCGACCTTGCCCCTACCTTCTGCGATATCGCCGGACTGCAGGTGCCCACGTGGATGGAAGGCACCCCCCTGCCGCGCACCGCCGACGAAGCTGCAGCGCAAAACCGTGACAGCGTTTTGACAGGCTGGGACAGTATGCACCGCAATTCCAGCGATCCGGAAAAACGCACACTCTCTTTGTCCCTGCGCACCATCACCACGCGCGATCACGTGCTGACGGCCTATCTGCCCGGGTCAATTTATGAGGGTACCGAAGGCGAACTTTACGACCTCAAGGACGACCCCCTTCAAACCGTCAACAGGTGGGATGACCCGGCCTATGCCGCCATTCGGTCAGACCTGACGGCGCAGATGCATGACCAGTGGCCGGATGAGCCGGCCGAACGCCGCAAACAGATCGCGCCTGCGTGA
- a CDS encoding DMT family transporter: MSAPVRSPRAWLDLCLLTGCWASGYTFTAMALDGIAPEWVVVLRQLVAAAMLIPLALYFTRSTHIARGLWPWLIALAIVGNVAPFYAISWGQQHVESGLTSILVTTMPLMTLAMAHVFVAGERMTPRRSFGFTIGLLGVALIVGPEVLLTIGDSRIEILAQFAILLGALLFAANAIIARKSPAMDIWMRAAVTNALAFVIVLPLAWSVTPPPTTFPGWWAVTGVLGIGIFASGLATVIYFRLIEEAGPTFMSMTNFLVPPVALLAGMIVLAERPGLWALGGLVLIMAGILIAETKARRA; this comes from the coding sequence GTGAGTGCCCCCGTCCGCAGCCCGCGCGCGTGGCTGGACCTGTGCCTGCTCACCGGGTGCTGGGCCTCCGGCTATACATTCACGGCAATGGCGCTGGATGGCATTGCGCCTGAATGGGTGGTGGTGCTGCGCCAGCTTGTGGCCGCAGCCATGCTCATTCCGCTGGCGCTGTATTTCACCCGCAGCACGCACATTGCCCGCGGCCTGTGGCCGTGGCTCATTGCGCTTGCCATCGTCGGCAATGTCGCGCCGTTCTATGCCATAAGCTGGGGGCAGCAGCATGTGGAGTCCGGCCTTACGTCCATTCTTGTCACCACCATGCCGCTGATGACGCTCGCCATGGCGCATGTGTTTGTGGCCGGTGAACGTATGACACCCCGCCGCTCGTTCGGCTTTACCATCGGTCTGCTTGGCGTCGCCCTCATTGTCGGCCCCGAAGTGCTGCTAACCATCGGAGACAGCCGGATCGAGATACTGGCCCAGTTCGCCATCCTGCTCGGCGCCCTGCTGTTTGCCGCAAATGCCATCATCGCGCGCAAATCCCCGGCCATGGACATTTGGATGCGCGCCGCCGTCACCAATGCTTTGGCCTTTGTCATTGTTCTGCCGCTCGCCTGGAGCGTGACGCCGCCACCCACAACCTTTCCCGGCTGGTGGGCCGTGACAGGCGTACTGGGCATCGGCATTTTCGCCAGCGGGCTGGCAACGGTCATCTACTTTCGTCTGATCGAGGAAGCAGGCCCCACCTTCATGTCGATGACCAATTTTCTGGTACCGCCGGTAGCATTGCTGGCAGGCATGATCGTATTGGCAGAACGCCCAGGCCTGTGGGCACTGGGTGGCCTTGTACTCATCATGGCAGGCATCTTGATTGCCGAAACAAAGGCACGGCGCGCCTAA
- a CDS encoding PhzF family phenazine biosynthesis protein has protein sequence MVLPLYQVDAFASKPFEGNPAAVVPLEAWLSDEQMLAIAAENNLAETAFLVAEGDGFRLRWFTPTVEVDLCGHATLATAHVLFTHLAFAGDTIIFHTRSGELTVARGETGRLIMNFPARPVKPMADPKVLGPILGVAPRMVLTGANMIAVFDSAADVARLTPAFVPLAEYLKPRNQVLIATAAGDDGSGFDFVTRVFAPAHGIDEDHVTGSAYCDATPFWARKLKKDTLVARQISPRGGTVWCALEGDRVVVEGTCADYLKGEIVIAD, from the coding sequence ATGGTGCTTCCGCTTTATCAGGTTGATGCGTTTGCCTCCAAACCGTTTGAGGGCAACCCCGCTGCCGTTGTGCCGCTTGAAGCATGGCTGAGCGACGAGCAGATGCTGGCGATTGCGGCTGAAAACAATCTGGCCGAGACGGCGTTTTTGGTGGCCGAGGGTGACGGCTTTCGTCTGCGCTGGTTTACACCGACAGTCGAGGTGGATTTATGCGGGCACGCAACGCTTGCAACGGCGCATGTGCTGTTCACGCATCTGGCCTTTGCGGGCGACACGATTATTTTCCACACCCGCTCCGGCGAACTGACCGTTGCACGCGGTGAGACGGGTCGGCTGATAATGAACTTTCCTGCTCGTCCGGTGAAGCCGATGGCAGACCCCAAGGTGCTGGGGCCAATACTGGGCGTTGCGCCGCGCATGGTGCTGACCGGTGCCAATATGATTGCGGTGTTTGACAGTGCAGCTGATGTCGCGCGTCTTACGCCAGCCTTTGTACCACTGGCTGAATACCTCAAGCCCCGCAACCAGGTGCTGATTGCAACAGCAGCCGGTGATGATGGCTCCGGCTTTGATTTTGTCACCCGCGTTTTTGCGCCCGCCCACGGCATTGACGAGGACCATGTGACGGGTTCCGCCTATTGCGATGCCACACCGTTCTGGGCGCGTAAGCTGAAGAAAGACACACTTGTTGCGCGGCAGATATCGCCACGCGGCGGCACGGTGTGGTGCGCACTTGAAGGTGATCGTGTTGTTGTTGAGGGAACGTGTGCTGATTATCTCAAAGGCGAGATCGTGATTGCTGATTAG